A single genomic interval of Oryzias latipes chromosome 3, ASM223467v1 harbors:
- the gpalpp1 gene encoding GPALPP motifs-containing protein 1 has translation MSSEDLIGPALPPMFLKESSEDELNENDFAGPALPPGYKREEASSSSDESEPEIARKRAKTGHSAGDRPEQSSNEDDGFFGPALPPGFKKQESSPERRPIVGPALPPGFCKAAQNQEDDSDGEDGECLPGPALPPGYCAESSNSEGEDEEVIGPMPAKGPVQNSVALDIERRAKQMKDKLTGVETPALPTRETWMTELPPELQHIGLGARTFKKRTGPENKDRSIWTDTPSDRERKARERLEGKNKKESEKKDDVTHVSRKDLEMAEKVSKYNESKRAESLMTLHAKKMKEKAKDKADQPVERRPFDRDADLQVNRFDEAQKKQLLKKSQELNTRFSHSKDKMFL, from the exons ATGTCGTCGGAAGACTTAATTGGACCTGCTTTGCCTCCAATGTTTCTAAAGGAGAGCTCCGAGGACGAGCTTAATGAAAATGACT TTGCTGGGCCGGCATTGCCTCCCGGATACAAACGGGAAGAGGCGTCGAGCTCTTCGGATGAAAGTGAGCCGGAGATCGCCAGGAAAAGAGCAAAGACGGGGCACAGCGCTGGAGACCGGCCTGA ACAGAGCAGTAATGAAGATGACGGTTTCTTTGGGCCAGCTCTGCCTCCAGGATTTAAGAAACAAGAGAGTTCTCCTGAAAG GCGCCCCATTGTTGGTCCCGCCCTGCCCCCGGGGTTTTGCAAAGCAGCACAGAATCAAGAGGATGACAGTGATGGTGAAGATGGAGAATGTCTCCCAGGGCCCGCTCTACCTCCAGGCTATTGTGCTGAATCCTCCAACAGtgagggagaggatgaggaaGTGATTGGACCCATGCCTGCCAAAGGCCCTGTTCAAAACTCTGTGGCCCTTGATATTGAGCGCCGAGCAAAACAGATGAAAGACAAGCTGACAGGAGTT GAAACTCCTGCACTGCCAACTAGAGAAACATGGATGACTGAGCTTCCACCAGAATTGCAACACATCGGCTTGGGAGCTCGTACGTTTAAGAAAAGGACTGGTCCAGAAAATAAGGATCGCTCCATTTGGACAGATACACCATCAGACAGGGAGCGCAAAGCTAGG gAGCGTCTTGAAggtaagaataaaaaagaatcagAGAAAAAGGATGATGTCACGCatgtttctagaaaggactTGGAAATGGCAGAAAAGGTTTCTAAATATAAT gagtcTAAACGTGccgagtctctaatgactttgCACGCAAAGAAGATGAAAGAGAAAGCTAAGGACAAGGCGGACCAACCAGTGGAAAGAAGACCATTTGATCGCGATGCAGACCTGCAGGTGAATCGATTTGATGAAGCTCAGAAGAAACAGCTGCTGAAGAAATCTCAGGAACTAAACACGCGGTTCTCCCACAGCAaggacaaaatgtttttgtaa
- the gtf2f2 gene encoding general transcription factor IIF subunit 2 isoform X2: MSEKSDVDLTGAKLNTGVWLVKVPKYLAQQWAKATGRGEVGKLRIIKKGNLGKPEVSFTLNEELTIIEGIEDKTVSAPRDHPFTMQSVGGQMLAVFTESSSDKIALEGVVVQRAECRPAVSESYMKLKRLQIEESSKPSRLSQQLSKPVTNYKPVANHEYNREYEKKKKEEGKRARADKQQVLEMLFSAFEKHQYYNIKDLVDITKQPVIYLKEILRDIGIYNVKGTHKNTWELKPEYRHYQPGEKTDE, translated from the exons ATGTCAGAAAAAAGTGACGTTGATTTAACAGGTGCTAAGCTGAACACGGGTGTGTGGCTTGTGAAG GTACCCAAATACCTGGCACAGCAATGGGCAAAAGCAACGGGCAGAGGCGAGGTCGGGAAGCTCCGAATCATCAa gaaaGGAAATCTGGGAAAACCAGAG GTGTCCTTCACTTTGAACGAAGAGCTGACCATCATTGAAGGTATAGAGGATAAGACGGTGTCTGCGCCGCGTGATCATCCTTTCACCATGCAGTCAGTGGGAGGACAGATGCTGGCCGTCTTCACAGAGAGTTCATCTG ataaaatcgCCTTGGAGGGAGTTGTGGTTCAGAGAGCGGAGTGCAGACCTGCGGTCAGTGAAAGCTACATGAAATTGAAGAG GTTACAAATTGAGGAGTCCTCCAAACCATCCAGGCTCTCGCAGCAGTTGTCAAAACCTGTCACCAACTACAAACCTGTGGCCAACCATGAGTACAAT CGCGAGTacgagaagaagaagaaagaggaaggCAAGAGGGCGAGAGCTGACAAACAGCAGGTTTTGGAAATGCTGTTCTCTGCTTTTGAGAAGCACCAGTACTACAACATCAAAGACCTGGTGGATATCACTAAACAGCCAGTG ATCTACCTTAAAGAAATCCTGCGTGACATTGGCATCTACAACGTGAAGGGAACCCACAAGAACACCTGGGAGCTCAAACCAGAATACAGGCATTACCAGCCTGGAGAAAAGACTGATGAATAG
- the gtf2f2 gene encoding general transcription factor IIF subunit 2 isoform X1 encodes MSEKSDVDLTGAKLNTGVWLVKVPKYLAQQWAKATGRGEVGKLRIIKKGNLGKPEVSFTLNEELTIIEGIEDKTVSAPRDHPFTMQSVGGQMLAVFTESSSGQSEERSDGSSSGAGSGPDKIALEGVVVQRAECRPAVSESYMKLKRLQIEESSKPSRLSQQLSKPVTNYKPVANHEYNREYEKKKKEEGKRARADKQQVLEMLFSAFEKHQYYNIKDLVDITKQPVIYLKEILRDIGIYNVKGTHKNTWELKPEYRHYQPGEKTDE; translated from the exons ATGTCAGAAAAAAGTGACGTTGATTTAACAGGTGCTAAGCTGAACACGGGTGTGTGGCTTGTGAAG GTACCCAAATACCTGGCACAGCAATGGGCAAAAGCAACGGGCAGAGGCGAGGTCGGGAAGCTCCGAATCATCAa gaaaGGAAATCTGGGAAAACCAGAG GTGTCCTTCACTTTGAACGAAGAGCTGACCATCATTGAAGGTATAGAGGATAAGACGGTGTCTGCGCCGCGTGATCATCCTTTCACCATGCAGTCAGTGGGAGGACAGATGCTGGCCGTCTTCACAGAGAGTTCATCTG GCCAGTCAGAAGAAAGATCTGATGGCAGCAGCTCAGGGGCGGGGTCAGGTCCAG ataaaatcgCCTTGGAGGGAGTTGTGGTTCAGAGAGCGGAGTGCAGACCTGCGGTCAGTGAAAGCTACATGAAATTGAAGAG GTTACAAATTGAGGAGTCCTCCAAACCATCCAGGCTCTCGCAGCAGTTGTCAAAACCTGTCACCAACTACAAACCTGTGGCCAACCATGAGTACAAT CGCGAGTacgagaagaagaagaaagaggaaggCAAGAGGGCGAGAGCTGACAAACAGCAGGTTTTGGAAATGCTGTTCTCTGCTTTTGAGAAGCACCAGTACTACAACATCAAAGACCTGGTGGATATCACTAAACAGCCAGTG ATCTACCTTAAAGAAATCCTGCGTGACATTGGCATCTACAACGTGAAGGGAACCCACAAGAACACCTGGGAGCTCAAACCAGAATACAGGCATTACCAGCCTGGAGAAAAGACTGATGAATAG